The following coding sequences are from one Salinicoccus sp. Bachu38 window:
- a CDS encoding NADH:flavin oxidoreductase/NADH oxidase, translating to MISLFEPYALKGLELRNKVVMAPMCQYSAVDGIPDEWHFTHYTSRAVGGTGLIMMEMTNVEARGRITDHCLGIWSDGHVPHYKRIVDACHRHGAKVGIQLAHAGRKARDTETPVSSSPIAFNDDFKTPHELSTEEVDEIIDAFRWGAARAVEAGFDTIELHAAHGYLIHQFQSPLTNSRTDEYGEDLSLFGRRVIEAVKSVMPEEMPLMLRISAVEFAEGGYDLDHGLWLSEQYGTAGVDMIDVSAGGEGKPSEDRFPGAYPGYLVPYAKAVQDATGLPVMAVGLLEDVNLAEHVIASGEADLVAIGRGLLRDPYWVLNAARERKPEDDSFIPEQYGRAY from the coding sequence ATGATATCATTATTTGAACCGTATGCATTAAAAGGATTGGAATTGCGCAACAAAGTTGTCATGGCACCGATGTGCCAGTACAGTGCCGTGGACGGCATTCCGGATGAATGGCATTTCACCCATTACACTTCCCGTGCAGTCGGAGGCACCGGGCTGATCATGATGGAGATGACGAACGTCGAAGCGAGGGGCCGTATCACGGACCATTGTCTCGGCATATGGTCCGATGGACATGTCCCCCACTACAAGCGCATCGTCGATGCCTGCCACCGTCATGGGGCCAAGGTCGGCATCCAGCTGGCCCATGCCGGAAGGAAGGCAAGGGACACGGAGACGCCAGTTTCAAGCTCCCCCATCGCTTTCAATGATGACTTCAAGACGCCCCATGAGCTGTCCACCGAGGAAGTCGATGAAATCATCGATGCATTCAGATGGGGTGCTGCAAGGGCGGTTGAAGCCGGCTTCGATACGATTGAACTGCATGCAGCGCACGGCTACCTGATCCATCAGTTCCAGTCTCCCCTGACAAACAGTCGGACGGATGAGTATGGAGAGGACCTGAGTCTCTTCGGGCGCAGGGTCATCGAAGCAGTGAAATCCGTCATGCCTGAAGAGATGCCGCTCATGCTGAGGATATCTGCTGTGGAATTTGCAGAAGGCGGATATGATCTGGACCATGGCCTCTGGCTGTCAGAACAGTATGGGACAGCAGGTGTGGATATGATCGATGTCTCTGCCGGTGGCGAAGGCAAACCGTCGGAGGACCGGTTCCCGGGGGCATATCCGGGCTATCTGGTCCCATACGCAAAAGCTGTACAGGATGCGACCGGTCTTCCGGTCATGGCAGTCGGCCTGCTGGAAGATGTGAACCTGGCGGAACACGTCATCGCTTCCGGCGAAGCGGACCTTGTCGCAATCGGCCGTGGACTGCTCCGCGATCCCTATTGGGTGCTGAATGCAGCACGTGAAAGAAAGCCGGAGGATGATTCCTTCATTCCCGAGCAGTATGGACGGGCTTACTAG
- a CDS encoding acetamidase/formamidase family protein — translation MKHSLDRSHFYYAMSKDNGAALEVGLGDTVEIGTHDCFQGQITSEDAVLDSVDWDRINPATGPIYIEGIRRGDVLKVTIEDISLEERGVMLTGPGLGVMGDRMEGMEAKLFDVDAADGRVSFNGLELPLNPMIGVIGVAPEGAPVNNGTPDRHGGNMDSKKITTGADLYFPVFHDGALFGLGDVHAKMGDGEISVSGLEIGANITVTLDKAHNMATRHPVVIDADGIYMMVSHESLDMAVEESVRQMIALLHPHTDLSLSEITMLMSLVGETQVNQVVDPLKTARFFVPKPVLDHYKISFE, via the coding sequence ATGAAACACTCACTGGATAGATCACATTTCTATTATGCAATGTCGAAGGATAATGGAGCTGCGCTGGAGGTGGGGCTTGGGGACACGGTTGAGATAGGAACACATGACTGTTTCCAGGGACAGATCACCTCCGAGGATGCTGTACTCGATTCGGTCGACTGGGACCGGATCAATCCTGCCACGGGCCCCATATATATTGAAGGCATCAGAAGAGGCGACGTACTCAAAGTGACGATCGAGGACATTTCCCTCGAGGAACGGGGCGTCATGCTGACCGGACCTGGGCTCGGGGTCATGGGAGATAGGATGGAAGGAATGGAGGCGAAGCTGTTTGATGTCGATGCTGCAGACGGCCGTGTTTCATTCAACGGCCTCGAGCTGCCGCTGAATCCGATGATCGGCGTCATCGGTGTCGCCCCGGAGGGTGCGCCGGTCAACAATGGCACACCCGACCGGCATGGCGGCAATATGGACAGCAAAAAGATCACTACAGGCGCCGACCTTTACTTTCCCGTTTTCCATGATGGTGCACTTTTCGGACTCGGTGATGTCCACGCCAAAATGGGAGATGGTGAAATCAGTGTCAGTGGACTCGAAATCGGCGCAAATATCACGGTGACATTGGACAAGGCGCATAATATGGCCACCCGGCATCCGGTCGTCATCGATGCAGATGGCATCTACATGATGGTTTCACATGAGAGCCTGGACATGGCAGTAGAGGAATCCGTCAGGCAGATGATTGCACTGCTCCATCCCCACACCGACCTGAGCCTATCGGAGATCACCATGCTGATGAGCCTTGTCGGTGAAACACAGGTCAACCAGGTCGTGGATCCGCTCAAGACGGCGCGGTTTTTCGTACCAAAACCCGTGTTGGATCACTATAAAATTTCTTTCGAATAG
- a CDS encoding glycerate kinase yields MKIVVAPDSYKGTLDQYEAARVMVEGLEEQGHSCIMKPMSDGGDGLLHCFRSEGYDRIIVNVTGPEGNTVEAAYYMKDGTAVIETAEACGLHLIKGSHPLDRTTFGVGELLMHAVDQGADHIILGLGGSATNDGGYGMFMALGGAAIDEAHLPLGVFNRDISKVSELNAQSLRRFDGIRLTIASDVTHPLLGSEGAVRTFGPQKGIDESDLDRFEGMLVHLSEKAADVFPANHADTPGAGAAGGLGWMLLNISAEMQAGGELVAEMIRLEAEIRQADAVITGEGKSDRQTLGGKAPSVVADLSKKHDKPCHLISGQITEDLSDYFVGTYALVERDEDVKKVMADTPFYLKEKMQEIFPA; encoded by the coding sequence ATGAAGATAGTGGTGGCACCAGACTCATACAAAGGCACACTTGATCAGTACGAAGCGGCGAGGGTAATGGTAGAAGGGCTGGAAGAACAGGGGCATTCCTGTATCATGAAACCCATGAGTGACGGCGGAGACGGGCTGCTCCATTGTTTCCGGAGTGAAGGATACGACAGGATCATCGTCAATGTGACGGGGCCTGAAGGTAACACTGTCGAAGCGGCATATTACATGAAGGACGGCACTGCCGTCATAGAAACGGCGGAAGCATGCGGCCTCCACCTCATCAAAGGATCCCATCCGCTCGACAGGACGACATTCGGCGTGGGAGAGCTGCTCATGCATGCCGTGGACCAGGGAGCGGATCATATCATATTGGGGCTCGGCGGTTCGGCGACAAACGATGGTGGATATGGAATGTTCATGGCCCTGGGGGGCGCTGCCATCGATGAAGCGCACCTCCCTTTAGGCGTCTTCAACAGGGATATTTCAAAGGTTTCGGAGCTGAATGCCCAATCACTGCGCAGATTTGACGGAATCCGTCTGACCATCGCCTCCGATGTCACCCATCCGCTTCTCGGCTCCGAAGGGGCTGTCCGTACTTTCGGCCCCCAGAAAGGCATAGATGAATCGGATCTTGACCGCTTTGAAGGCATGCTTGTCCACCTTTCAGAAAAAGCGGCCGATGTGTTTCCGGCGAACCATGCAGACACTCCAGGTGCCGGGGCCGCCGGCGGACTCGGGTGGATGCTCCTCAATATCAGTGCAGAAATGCAGGCCGGCGGTGAGTTGGTCGCTGAAATGATCCGCCTTGAAGCGGAGATCAGGCAGGCGGATGCCGTCATCACTGGAGAAGGGAAAAGCGACCGGCAGACCCTTGGCGGCAAAGCGCCATCCGTTGTAGCGGACCTTTCAAAAAAGCACGACAAACCATGCCATCTGATATCCGGACAGATTACTGAGGACCTCTCCGACTACTTTGTCGGCACATATGCGCTCGTGGAGAGGGATGAGGATGTGAAAAAGGTAATGGCCGATACCCCTTTTTATTTGAAAGAGAAGATGCAGGAAATATTTCCAGCATGA